The nucleotide sequence CTGCAATAAATGGTGGAAATACTGTAGTAGAGTCATCATCTATTTACATTTCACCATGTACAAATATAAATCTTTCACAAGCAAATTGGATATTTGGAAGATATTGTGCTTTAGATTTCCAATCAGGCTTGCCAGTTGTTTCTAATGTAGCATTAACCAATAATACAATTTATAGTGTTGAATCAGCAATAACAGAAAGTGACCCCTTAACAGGAGAACTTGTTTTCTATGCAAGTGGTGAACATGTTTGGAATCGTTTTCACATTGAAATACCATTAGTTGGGGGTCAACCGTTAGGTGGTCATATAAGTTCAAGCCAAATGGTTTCTGTTCCATTTCCAAACCATGCAAATCAATTTTTTTTAATAATGCCAAGAGCTTCAGAACAAGCTTATAATGGAATTAGATATGCATTAGTAGATGCCAATGGTACAGGTAATCTTTTATCGCAAAATCAAATATTAAGTCTATTTCCAGGAGTTACACAAATGTCTGAAGTTATTACATGTGTACCTCACTGTAATGGAATTGATTATTGGGTAATTACACATGGACATTCTAATGACGGTCGTTTTTTTGTTTATCTGGTAACAGAAAATGGAGTCTCAAATCCTTTGAATTTTTCTTTGCAATCACCTGTATCTTACGGCCCATTTTTATTAAAAGGAACAGTAGGGCAACTAAAAGCTTCTCCTAATGGTGAGTTTTTAGCATTGACTATTCAGGGAGTAGGAAGTCCTAATGGTTGTGGTTTGTACCATTTTAATAATTCTACAGGTGAAATTGCTAGTATATGGGAAAAAACAGGTTTATATTACTCTTGTTCATTTGATCATAGCTCTACATATCTTTATGCAACATTTGGAAGTTCATGGCCACCAACTCAATTATTTCAATATGACTTACTTGGAAATCCTTTATTAGTGGCTCAGAATAGTACAAATCCATATAGAAGAATGGGGCTTGGTCCAGATAACAATATATACATAAATAAATTTAATACTAATAACATGCACGTTATTATGAATTCTAATACTCCAACTCCAGTTTATATGCCTGATTTTATTAACTTTTCATCTGTCAGCACCCTGTTAATGCCGATATCAAGTGTTCCAAATATGATTGATGCCGTTAAACCTGCTCCATCTAATCCTGATTTTACAGTTGCAGTTTCCTCTAATTGCATTGATGTTACTGTTGATGCAGATGATTGTTTTGATGGCTACTACCATATATGGAATTTCGGAGATGGTACAATAACAACCCAGAACCCAGGAAATGTTCCACTTCTTAATCATTCATACTCTACTAACGGTAATTTTACAATTACACTTGATTTAGCTTATTATAATTCCATAACTGGGTACCAAATTGTGTATTCTATTCAACATAATGTATATATAGGAGTCCCTATTGTTAATATATCAGGGATAAATACAGCATGTCTGGGTTCAGAAACACATTACAACGCTAATAATTCAGGTGTATGGGCAATAACGAGCGGTTCTGGTAACTTTGTTGGCCCTAACAGCGGTGATAATGTAACTGTTATTTGGAGCAGCACCGGAACGAATTCTCTTTCTTTAACCGTTACCGATCCGTTAAGTAACTGTAGTGGAACAGATAATATTGTAGTACAGGTATTTCCTGTACCTGTTGTTTCTTACACTAATGGTAATTCATGTAATGGAATATGTAATGGTAGTATTTCAATAAATGCTTCCGGTGGAACTCCACCTTATTCATATTACTGGAATAATGGTTTAACAGGATCTAACTATAATAATCTTTGTTCAGGCACTTATGATATTCTAGTAAGCGATGCAAATTGTAGCGCAAATCCTATTTCAATTAATTTATTAGATTATCCTGCTCCCATAATAACTCTTGTAAATATAACTCCATCTGACCCATGCATACCAACCTGTAATGGCTCTATTGACATTTCTGTTTCAGGAGGTGGAGCACCCTATACATATCAATGGGGTGATGGAGAAAACCCGCCTTTCCCAATTACACAAGATTTAAATAACGCATGTGTAAACACTTATATGGTATTTGTTACAAATAGCTTTGGATGTACTGCAATGGGAACATTTTCTGTTCCGTTACCGTTAAATTATCAAACTATTACTTCTATTTCTGGAATAACCCAATCAGGAACTACTACAATTGTAAATGGTAGTTGCACAATTCCATTTGGAAGTACTTTTGAAATTCCGGGTCAATTAACAATAAATGCACTTAGTACTTTAATAGTAGATGGAACTTTGAGATTTACATCTGGCAAGAAATTATTTGTGAGTCCTAGAGCATCACTAGTTGTTAGCAGCACAGGAGTATTAACATCTAATACTGTTTGTCCGGCATTATGGTATGGCGTGTGGGCTGTAAAATCAACAACAGCATTACCTCATACTGTAATTGACATTAATTATGGAACAATCGAAAATGCTACAACAGGAATTTATGCTTCAGGATGGGTTCGTGTTAATTCTCTGGGCGGAACATATAATAACAACAGACAATCCATTTATTTGGTCAATTCTCGTACTGAATTTACAGGTATGCATGATATTTCACTTAATAATTTTAACACTACTTCTGCATCAATGGTGATTCCTTATGCTCAGTTGACGTTAAATAATGCACATTTAGTTAAAATTTCTACGAATATTTTCACTAATTTTAATTCATTATCATCAACGGGTTCTCCTGTAGGTCGTGGTATTGGAATTAATGTTATTGGAACAAATAATCAGATTTATAATGTTAGTTCATGTACGTTCTCAGGCTTGCAATATGGTATAAAGGCCGATTACATGATTGATGTTGATAATAATACTTTTAACAATAATAACCGTGGTGTATTAATTGAAAATACCAACTCATCCGGTTCAAAAATTATTCATAATACTTTTGATGGGAATAAGTATTTTAACAATAATGATATAAATACCTATCCGTGGGGCATAGGTTTGCAGAATTGCCCAAATGTTACTGTAGAACGGAATACTGTGATAAATGGATTTATTGGAATTGGTTTAATTAATAATTCTACCAATGTTAACATTATTTACAATAATGAGATTTATGGTAATAGTGTTGGTCTTGGAGCCTACATGAAAAACAATATGAAACTCACTTGTAACGACTTTGTTAAACCTTCTCCATCAGGATTAGCAAGCACAAATCCCATTAATTTTAACACAAAAGATATAATTGTTAATGCAGGGTCGTTATTTATTAATCAGGATCAGGCATATTGGGCTATAAATCTAGGGATAAGTATCAATTCACACAACCGTTTTACAAAAGGTAAAGATCTTAGTTCGTCACCAGAATATGCGCTTAAATTCAAAATTAAAAATCCTAATCCTATAACATATTATCAGTATTATTTTGGAGCTTATAATCCTACACCTGGAGGTATAAATGATCTTACACGAAATACCCCATTACCTACTTCCTCTGTTCCATACATTACTAATATTGGAAACATTGCCTTGCCTTGGGATAGTTCAACATATTGCAAACCTATAGTCCTGACTTTAAAATCTGTTCATTCATCACTTACTCAGATTGATTCTTTAAAAGATATTGCAGAAAATCAGTTGAATTATTATAATGAAATTGTTGATAATGGAAATACCGATTATTTTTTGTCATTAATTGAAAATCTAAGACCTAATAATTTCAACAGTTCATATGCTATACTTATGAATGCTTCGCCTTATCTTTCAGATTCGGTTCTTATAGCATTTATGACAAATCCTATAAACAAGCCACCACAGAAAACAAATCTTGTACTTGCCAACTCACCTTTGCCTAATAAGGTGCGTTCTTATATTAATCAGATGAATGTTAATAATCATTTTAAATTGGTAATGTGGGCTGCTCAAAATGGAAATAATCTGCGAGAGAATATCGAAAACAGTATTGCAAATAATAACTTTGGAATAGACAGTAAATTCGGAATGGTTTTAACAACCGTATTGAACGATTCATTATACGGTTCTTCAGTTGTTGATTCTGTACTGACTTACGTTCTACAAAGTGGTACGTTAAATGAAAGACTTATTACTAACCCTGTTTTTATCGGAAAAGAAAAGTATTCCGATGCACAATCTAACTTAAATAGTATCTCTTCATTGAATAATACAACTGATTTTCAGATTGATGATTTTATTCAATTACAGCAATTCGAAATACAATTATGTCAGGCTCCCGATTCTGTCAGGAAATCGCTGATTCAGCAAAACGAATCGTGGATAAGCGATATTGCTGCAAATCCTTCACATTTCTGCCAATCATCGGGCTTAAGTCTATTGGAAGAATTATATGATACCACTTTTGCAAGAGCTATTGATTTAGGAGATGATTTTTCGGGAAGATATATACCTGTAAAGCAGGAAGAAACGGTTGAGGAAACAGGATGTGTTTTTATTATTAACCCTAATCCTGCCAACGAAATAATCAGTGTTCTGTTAAATCCTGAAGAAATAACAGGCGAAGAAACAATTTCGATTTACAATTCGGAAGGAAAGAAAGTGAAATTTATTACAGCCGAGAAAAACAGGGGTTTGTATATTATTGATGTAAGCAATCTTATAAAAGGTAATTACATTGTTGATTTAGAAAATAAAGGAGTAATTTTATGTGCCCAAAAATTAATTGTCGAATAAATTGAGAAAAGTTTTTTTCATATTAGTTATTATGTTGTTGGGAGAGTTTTCTTTCTCCCAACAATATTTAAATAAAACTTTTAATATCCCCAATAATGCAATGCATACAATTTTACCTACTGATAGTGGGTATATTTTGGGACTTCGTAATGGTAATGGAATATGTCTTGTAGATTTTCAGGCAAATATTCAATGGATTAAAACTTTTTACGACCAAACAGGAATGTGGGTGTCCTATACAGGAAGTAACTCTCCAAATGCATTAAAAAGTACTGGTCATAATACTTTTATTGCTGGTGGTCTTATGCAAAATGGCGGACCTACTGCCAATAAAGTATTTTCTGTAAAGTATTCAAGTACTTTTGATACATTATATTTAAAGTTATTACTGCAAGATACCGTTACTACAAACAATTATGTTAATAATTCATTTATAAATAACACTGGAAATTATGTTTTTTTTGGACATTCAGGTAACAGTGGTTTGATAATTCAAACTGACACAAATAGTAATTTTTTAGACAGCAGCTTAATATTAAAAGACAATGAAGTAAGCTGGTTTAATGCTGGTTTACAGATGGGAAACTATTATTATTTATTTGGTGGAACATATTGCTATGCACCTGTGCAAGTAACCGGTTTTGATAGATTAGACGGTTGGGTAATAAAAACTGATATATTGGGAAATGAAATATCTGATACTGTTTTTGGAAATCCAATACTTTTCGATTCTGAATTTAAATTTGTATTAATTCATAACAATTTACTTGTTACTTCAATTTCATCTGGAAACATCAAACATTCCAGTGGTGCTATTTTTCTTAGTCCAAAAATATTGATCTTAAATGAAAATTTGAGCCTCAAAAAAGAGATTAAATTAAATGAATCAGTTCTAATAGTAGATACAATGTATCGTTCATATATAGAGCAAATTGTAGTAGATTTCAGAAATAATTTGTTTGTATTAAAAAGAGATAGTAAATTCAATGTGAATACTTATATTAACGGTAACACAACATCTATTGTGAAATTAGATAGTTTATATAATATTTGTTATTCTAGAAATTACACTCATATAGGGGGTCAGTTTAATAGTGAAATTCCATTAACAATGAGTACAACAACTGATGGCGGTTACGTTTTTGGAGGTTTTGTAACAGATTATACTTTAACCCCTTCCCAGCAATCCTGGCTTGTAAAAACAGATAGTTTAGGTTGCGATGGTTTTCACAGTTGTAATGATACTGCTTTAGTATGCCAAATAATACAAGCCCCAGATACAGTTTGCAAGAATGATACATCTTGGCTGCAAGTAAAATTTAAAGGAAGAAGCGCACCGTATTTTATATATGCAAATAATACTCTTGCATTAGATTCTGTTTATTATCCTTATACCTTACCTTTATGGATTGATACTCTTGTGCCATATTATCCAACAACAACAGGAATGCAACAGGTAATTGTAAAAGTAAATGATCCTTGGGGATGGAATCGGACTGATACAGTTCAGATTTTTGTAAAAAACTGTGGAGCAGGAAACATAGAAGAGGTGTGGTATCCTAAAAAGGTGGAAATATATCCCAACCCTGCCACCAATGAATTACATGTGAAAATACGCTCGGTTATAGCCACCCCTGTTTCTATAACAATTTATGATATGCAGGGAAAATCTGTAAAACAAATTATTTCAAAACAAAGTGAAAATATGATAGATATTAGCGAATTGCAGCAAGGAGTTTATGGGGTAAAGGTAAATGGCAATGGGCTAATTTGTAATGAGAGATTTGTAAAAGTAGAATAAGTCATACAGCAAACTCACTTCTAAGAATTAAGTGTGACAAAATTAATTGTCGAATAAATTGAGAAAAGTTTTTTTCATATTAGTTATTATGTTGTTGGGAGAGTATTCTTTCTCCCAACAATATTTAAATAAAACTTTTAATATTCCAAATAATGCAATGCATACCATTTTGCCTACAGACAGTGGGTATATATTAGGGCTTCACGGTGGTATGGGAATTTGCCTTATTGATTTACAAGCAAATATTAAATGGATTAAAACTTATTATGATCCAACTGGGACATGGGCATCATATACAGGAGGTGCTAACCCAAATGCTTTGAATAGTACAAATCATAATACTTTTATTGCAGGTGGTACTATGCAAAATGGGGGACCTACAGCTAATAAAGTATTTTCTGTAAAGTATTCGAGTACTTTTGATACATTATTTTTAAAGTTATTACTACAAGATACCGTTACTACAAACAATTATGTTAATAATTCATTTGTAAACAACAGCGGAAATTATGTGTTTGTAGGGCATTCAGGTAACAGTGCTTTAATAATACAAACGGATACAAATAGTAATTTTATAGATAGCAGCTTAATATTAAAAGGCAATGAAGTAAGCTGGTTTAATGCAGGTTTACAGATGGGAAATTCTTACTATTTATTTGGAGGAACTTATTGCTATGCTCCTGTACAAATAACTGGGTTTGACAGACTAGATGGCTGGGTAGTAAAAACTAATTTACAAGGAAATGAATTAATAAGTGCTGCATTTGGGAATTCACTTTTACAAGATGGAGAAATTAATAATTGCAAAATTATTAATGGTAATAAATTAGCATTTGTAAGTAATAAATCTCTTGAAAAGCTTGCAATTTCAGCTTGGATAAAAATGGTATTTAAGACAGGTTTAACAATATTAAATGATGATTTAACAATTAATAAAGAAATTTATTTTAAACCAAGCGAATTTATTGGCGATTCAATGTTTTTTATTGATGTAACTAATTTATTGTTAAATAATGATTCATCATTTATTTTGTTTGGTACACAAGGTTCAATAAACATTAACTCTACAATAGGCAATAAAAATGGTTTTGCTGTTAAAGTAAATAAAAAGCTACAAATTAAGTACTTTAGAAAGTATTTATATTTACAATCAGGAATACCACAGAGTTTAAATGTTTACTTACATTGTGGTAGTATTACAAACGATAATGGCTATATTTTGGGAGGAATGGTTTCTGATTTGAATTTATCTTCAGATAAATCTTGGCTTATAAAAACAGATAGCCTCGGTTGCGATGGCTTTCACAGTTGCGATGATACCACCCTCGTATGCCAGATATTAAATGCACCCGATACAGTTTGCAAGAATGATACTTCGTGGTTACAAGTAAAATTTAAAGGAAGAAGCGCACCGTATTTTATATATGCAAATAATACTCTTGCATTAGATTCTGTTTATTACCCTTATACCTTGCCTTTATGGATTGATACTCTTGTGCCATACTATCCAATAACAACAGGTTTGCAACAAGTGATAATAAAAGTAAATGATCCTTGGGGATGGAATCGGACTGATACAGTTCAGATTTTCGTAAAAAACTGTGGAGCAGGAAACATAGAAGAAGCATGGTATCCTAAAAAGGTGGAAATATATCCCAACCCTGCCACCAATGAGTTACATGTGAAAATACGCTCGGTTATAGCCACTCCGGTTTCTATAACAATTTATGATATGCAGGGAAAAGTAGTAAAACAAATAACAACAAAACTAAATGAAACAGTAATTGATGTTAGTGAATTAGAATCAGGGGTATATGGTATAAGGATATACGGTAATGGGTTAAATTGTAATGAAAGGTTTGTGAAGTTATAATCTTAATTTGTTGTTTTTCATAAGCCGTATTTATTAAATATTTCTTTTCTCACTGGACAACTGCAGAAATACGAATAACCAAAAGATTGCATATTAAAGCAATGTGTACGCTCAACTGGTTCAACAAAGTGAACAGCGCCATCAATACATCTTACAACCTTGCAACAGTGGTGTGATTCGCTATTAAAACAAGGATATTCCCTTATGCAATTTGTTGTAGTAATAATTTCTTCATTAATTTCTATTTTCATTAATTTTTAATTGAGATGTGTGTCATTTGTTAACGAGTCAAAATATTCTTTCTCTTTTTCTTCCAATACCATTTTCATTTTAATATGCCTGAATACCATTAATACTATTTCTTCTACAAGATTTTCTTTTTCAATATCTCCGTTAAAAAGTATTTTTTCATTTTTACCTGGTAATTCAAAAATTTCAGATTGTAATTTCGGGTCATATAATACTACCCTTTCATCCTTTGTTATCGGTAATTCTTTAATAAACGAACCAAGTAATTTTATAAATTGTTTTTTATGAATTGTGGTCTCAATTTCGTAACAATGCCAACCAACTTCAGATTCTAAACTTATAATAACTGCCTGGCTGGAAATATAATTTTCCAGAATCCGTTTTGTTTTCGGAGATTTTATAGTATGTATGAGTTGGTACAGGTGCATAAAAAAAGACGTGGAACTATAACTAAATTCGATTGCGAGGTACCACCAAGCACCTTCATTCTCAAATAATAGTTTAGCCCACGCCATAGCATGAGCATTATATTATTATAAATGAGAATGATTGAAAATTGGTGGTTTTCGCAATCATAAATAACAATTAACGCTACAAGTATTATAAAAAGAACCTCTATGAAAACATTTTCATGTTCACAATACAAATTTACTACACTTATTTAAAAGAAAAAAATATATTTACATGATAATTAATGTTCTGACATTCACATCCTCACTCCCTCCAAATAGTTCTCATTAATCCCAAACAATCCGAAGATCTCATTTTTCAATCGAACAAGGTTAACAACGTCCTCCATATTGTATTTTAACACTTTCTGCTTTTTGTATGGATTTCGCCAGTCTTCAGCCAGTTTAAAGATATTGGACTTGTACTGCTTTTCTGAACGCTTCAATTCGAATATTTCTTCAAAATATGCCAGCTTGTATGAATTCATTCCCGGCATAATATTGTAGTAATTGGTTTGTGAAGTTATGATTTAATTTGTTATTTCTACAAGCCGTATTTATTTAATATTTCTATTCTTACGGTACAAATACAATAACCGGAGCCTCTATACACATAATAGTATTGTTCTTAAAAACTTGAACAGAGGACAAAAACTCAATCTAACTCAACCAAATTATTTTTAATAGCATATAAAATTAGACCTACAGTATTTTTAACCTCGAGTTTTTCCATAATATTCGCCCTGTGTCCATCAACTGTTCTATGGCTAATAAATAACTTTTTCCCTATTTCGGCACTTTGCAATCCCTGACAAATTAAATTAAGAATTTCTTTTTCTCTATTCGATAAAATGATTTGATTATCTTTTTTAGGATTCAGGAAATTTCGGGTAAGAATTTCTAACATCTCTTCAGAATAGTAATTATTCCCTTTCATTACAGCATCAATAGCCCTTGCAAGGGTGTCTTTCTTTATATTTTTAAGAAGAAAGCCCTGTGCACCAGCATCTAACATATTTTGAAAAGACTCTATGTCATTTTCTCGAGTAAGTGCAATAACTTTTAACAAAGAGTACTTTTGAATAGCTTGCCGAGTAGCTTCAATTCCATTCAAAACAGGCATGTCAATATCCATAAAAACCAAATCTACCTCTATTTTTTCTAATGAATCAACGAACTCTTGTCCATTTTCAAATTCAGAAATTATTTTAATATTTTTAATTTCTTCTAACTGAAGCAAAAGCCCTTTTCTTAAAAGCTCGTGATCATCAACAATTGCTATTCTAATTTTTGTTTCCATACTATTTTATTATCAATTATCAAATATACTATTTTTTCATAATGTAAATTATCTTAGAATCAACCTTTTATATTTTCCACAACTTCTCCATTAAATATTTTAATAACATACAAGAATTCATGCTATTACTTATTGTTGTTTATATCTCTTGAAATAGTAAAATTAAATATACTACCAACATTATTTGCTTTTTCGACCCAAATATCCCCACTGTGATATTCAACAAATTCTTTACATAAGATTAAACCCAAACCTGTACCCTTTTCATTAGCAGTTCCGGGCATTGAACAGTTTTTATCCAGTTTAAACAGTTTTTTACTTATTTCCTCAGAAATGCCTATTCCAGTATCTGTAACCAATATTTGCGTATTGTCATCATTATTAATCGAACTTATTGTTACAACACCGGAATCAGGAGTATATTTTACAGCATTAGTAATTAAATTACGCATTATTGTTTCCAGCATGTATTGATCAGCAATAAGCAATACATGCTCAGAAATGTTATTAATAAGCTTAATGTTTTTATTATTTGCGGTTGCAGTAATATTGCTCATACATTTCTCAATCACTTCATATAGTTTAAGTTTTGTAGGCTTAAAAGCTATTTTACCTGTTTGTGATTTTGACCATTCCAAAAGATTTTCAAGCAATGCCGAACCTTGTTTAGAAGCATTAAATATAGTTGCTACTAAACTCTCCGTTTTTTGGTAGTCATATGTTTTCAGGTTTTTAAGCAACATCTCAGAAACCCTTTCCAAACCATCAAAAGGATTTCTGAGGTCATGAGCTATAATAGACATAAACTTATCCTTTGTAGCATTAATTTTCTTAAGCTCTTCAGCATATTCCTTAACCTCTTGAGTTTTCTGTTTTAACAGCAGATGAGTACTTATTCTCGCCAACAATTCTTTTGAATTAAAAGGCTTTGTAACATAATCCTGAGCACCAGCATCAAATCCATTCACAATACTATCCGAATCATTATATGCTGTTAAGAAAATTACAGGAACCTCTTTTAATTTGGAATTATGGCGCATCTCTTTACAAGTCTCTATGCCATTCAATATTGGCATCTCAATATCAAGCAATACAAGGTCGTAATTGCCAGCTTGATCAAGAATCTTGAGTGCCTGTTTTCCATCAGATGCAAATCCAATAATATATCCGGCACCTCTAAGTATATTGCCCAAGACCTTCAAATTCTCTGGATTGTCGTCAACAATAAGAATATTAAACCGTCTATCTTCTTCTGATTTCATTTACTTTGTTAAAAATTTCAGATGTTCAACAAAATTAGGAAAGTTTTTCATTGTGTCCATTAGTTTTACTGTTTCAAAATTATCTGCATATGAACAGATTTTTCTTCCAAAATCAATCAAAAGACTGTTAGAATACTTCTCACCTAATAGCACCAACTTTTGCCCAAAGTCTTCCATTTGATCTATCATTTGATTATCCCTTGTTTTATTATACATCGGGATAAATTCTTTTTCAAGAATCTCAATTATTTCCGGGAGTTTTAATCTCTGATCATCTGTTAATGCAGCCTCTAAATTAATCCCATCTTGATTATCAACAAGTGATTCTTTCTCTTGAAATTTCAGATGTTTTTTAAATACTTTTATAAGATCAGATAGGTTTACCGGTTTTAATAATAAATCAT is from Bacteroidia bacterium and encodes:
- a CDS encoding PKD domain-containing protein, producing MKKIFFLLAGIFMFIININAQTIFYVIKPGDFDPFIYQYNYIDSLCDTTMYGTLQWAERKSLDTPGPCEIRFAIPGAGPHIIYLNGFLPGINKKVYINGTTQPGYQVGNPQIILDGQNTVVQGLFFYHANGSIIEGLYIKNVTTQGIGISGTDSLTVKDCIINRIFNGASTDAAMGIVIVNSSYSIIQGNIFGTDNLNSVLPIEDYGIFMWLSSNNSVIGGTVAGESNIFRNCGFRAITIGANCIYNRISGNIITDCPNAIYLGPGANLNKPSPVIVSATTNFITGTSESGDIIEIFGSTGNENANEYFTITQTDINGNWSTSLSTSFSYIIATATDNSNNSSMLSASFQKQTITTKLISSDCGLTNVAFNQDLTSEIISGAEKYEFFVENNDLVFSESITKGTNVFNLLEVSDNIQYNTDYSISVRTIMDNDTSEWGEVCFITTWKEEKFNDIETISEFTLQSNPEIKEEIDYKNQIIQNYINEKSTYSGPKSTINYVIPVVVHVIHSGEPYGTNPNISYAQIQNQITALNQKYAGVYSIFNGTEDVTISFCLASNLPVGTSEVWAIGPGGNEYGVTRRNSTLTNHDFNPTDANQLFNLIHFPIDQYLNIWIVSAIEPNGAGIYQGYAPQPLQSNLNIWELDGIVMRSTVFGSDPSFTFGYDLYPNRREGEILAHEVGHYLDVIHVFESGTCAGSNPATCQTEGDNVCDTPPCMEPASTSWCSDPNQNTCTETPSGLDPIHNYMYKAWDFCWTEFTTGQIERMISCIDLLRPNLVTEQNLIYTGVINPNGCMSPVLAAYFDNPSMSCVGTNVQFNSVLDDPGVIVNSWIWDFGDGTNNTTDTDPVHIYNVAGVYNVILTAINGGNTVVESSSIYISPCTNINLSQANWIFGRYCALDFQSGLPVVSNVALTNNTIYSVESAITESDPLTGELVFYASGEHVWNRFHIEIPLVGGQPLGGHISSSQMVSVPFPNHANQFFLIMPRASEQAYNGIRYALVDANGTGNLLSQNQILSLFPGVTQMSEVITCVPHCNGIDYWVITHGHSNDGRFFVYLVTENGVSNPLNFSLQSPVSYGPFLLKGTVGQLKASPNGEFLALTIQGVGSPNGCGLYHFNNSTGEIASIWEKTGLYYSCSFDHSSTYLYATFGSSWPPTQLFQYDLLGNPLLVAQNSTNPYRRMGLGPDNNIYINKFNTNNMHVIMNSNTPTPVYMPDFINFSSVSTLLMPISSVPNMIDAVKPAPSNPDFTVAVSSNCIDVTVDADDCFDGYYHIWNFGDGTITTQNPGNVPLLNHSYSTNGNFTITLDLAYYNSITGYQIVYSIQHNVYIGVPIVNISGINTACLGSETHYNANNSGVWAITSGSGNFVGPNSGDNVTVIWSSTGTNSLSLTVTDPLSNCSGTDNIVVQVFPVPVVSYTNGNSCNGICNGSISINASGGTPPYSYYWNNGLTGSNYNNLCSGTYDILVSDANCSANPISINLLDYPAPIITLVNITPSDPCIPTCNGSIDISVSGGGAPYTYQWGDGENPPFPITQDLNNACVNTYMVFVTNSFGCTAMGTFSVPLPLNYQTITSISGITQSGTTTIVNGSCTIPFGSTFEIPGQLTINALSTLIVDGTLRFTSGKKLFVSPRASLVVSSTGVLTSNTVCPALWYGVWAVKSTTALPHTVIDINYGTIENATTGIYASGWVRVNSLGGTYNNNRQSIYLVNSRTEFTGMHDISLNNFNTTSASMVIPYAQLTLNNAHLVKISTNIFTNFNSLSSTGSPVGRGIGINVIGTNNQIYNVSSCTFSGLQYGIKADYMIDVDNNTFNNNNRGVLIENTNSSGSKIIHNTFDGNKYFNNNDINTYPWGIGLQNCPNVTVERNTVINGFIGIGLINNSTNVNIIYNNEIYGNSVGLGAYMKNNMKLTCNDFVKPSPSGLASTNPINFNTKDIIVNAGSLFINQDQAYWAINLGISINSHNRFTKGKDLSSSPEYALKFKIKNPNPITYYQYYFGAYNPTPGGINDLTRNTPLPTSSVPYITNIGNIALPWDSSTYCKPIVLTLKSVHSSLTQIDSLKDIAENQLNYYNEIVDNGNTDYFLSLIENLRPNNFNSSYAILMNASPYLSDSVLIAFMTNPINKPPQKTNLVLANSPLPNKVRSYINQMNVNNHFKLVMWAAQNGNNLRENIENSIANNNFGIDSKFGMVLTTVLNDSLYGSSVVDSVLTYVLQSGTLNERLITNPVFIGKEKYSDAQSNLNSISSLNNTTDFQIDDFIQLQQFEIQLCQAPDSVRKSLIQQNESWISDIAANPSHFCQSSGLSLLEELYDTTFARAIDLGDDFSGRYIPVKQEETVEETGCVFIINPNPANEIISVLLNPEEITGEETISIYNSEGKKVKFITAEKNRGLYIIDVSNLIKGNYIVDLENKGVILCAQKLIVE
- a CDS encoding T9SS type A sorting domain-containing protein, with amino-acid sequence MHTILPTDSGYILGLRNGNGICLVDFQANIQWIKTFYDQTGMWVSYTGSNSPNALKSTGHNTFIAGGLMQNGGPTANKVFSVKYSSTFDTLYLKLLLQDTVTTNNYVNNSFINNTGNYVFFGHSGNSGLIIQTDTNSNFLDSSLILKDNEVSWFNAGLQMGNYYYLFGGTYCYAPVQVTGFDRLDGWVIKTDILGNEISDTVFGNPILFDSEFKFVLIHNNLLVTSISSGNIKHSSGAIFLSPKILILNENLSLKKEIKLNESVLIVDTMYRSYIEQIVVDFRNNLFVLKRDSKFNVNTYINGNTTSIVKLDSLYNICYSRNYTHIGGQFNSEIPLTMSTTTDGGYVFGGFVTDYTLTPSQQSWLVKTDSLGCDGFHSCNDTALVCQIIQAPDTVCKNDTSWLQVKFKGRSAPYFIYANNTLALDSVYYPYTLPLWIDTLVPYYPTTTGMQQVIVKVNDPWGWNRTDTVQIFVKNCGAGNIEEVWYPKKVEIYPNPATNELHVKIRSVIATPVSITIYDMQGKSVKQIISKQSENMIDISELQQGVYGVKVNGNGLICNERFVKVE
- a CDS encoding T9SS type A sorting domain-containing protein; this translates as MRKVFFILVIMLLGEYSFSQQYLNKTFNIPNNAMHTILPTDSGYILGLHGGMGICLIDLQANIKWIKTYYDPTGTWASYTGGANPNALNSTNHNTFIAGGTMQNGGPTANKVFSVKYSSTFDTLFLKLLLQDTVTTNNYVNNSFVNNSGNYVFVGHSGNSALIIQTDTNSNFIDSSLILKGNEVSWFNAGLQMGNSYYLFGGTYCYAPVQITGFDRLDGWVVKTNLQGNELISAAFGNSLLQDGEINNCKIINGNKLAFVSNKSLEKLAISAWIKMVFKTGLTILNDDLTINKEIYFKPSEFIGDSMFFIDVTNLLLNNDSSFILFGTQGSININSTIGNKNGFAVKVNKKLQIKYFRKYLYLQSGIPQSLNVYLHCGSITNDNGYILGGMVSDLNLSSDKSWLIKTDSLGCDGFHSCDDTTLVCQILNAPDTVCKNDTSWLQVKFKGRSAPYFIYANNTLALDSVYYPYTLPLWIDTLVPYYPITTGLQQVIIKVNDPWGWNRTDTVQIFVKNCGAGNIEEAWYPKKVEIYPNPATNELHVKIRSVIATPVSITIYDMQGKVVKQITTKLNETVIDVSELESGVYGIRIYGNGLNCNERFVKL
- a CDS encoding ribonuclease H-like domain-containing protein, with amino-acid sequence MNSYKLAYFEEIFELKRSEKQYKSNIFKLAEDWRNPYKKQKVLKYNMEDVVNLVRLKNEIFGLFGINENYLEGVRM